A region of Lycium barbarum isolate Lr01 chromosome 1, ASM1917538v2, whole genome shotgun sequence DNA encodes the following proteins:
- the LOC132635486 gene encoding uncharacterized protein LOC132635486 isoform X2: protein MAESDETPPSPPAAYIHPRREPFEHGLLPIPKLIFTDCTQTLAPIKDKLLSSLSSTNRVNTEAISGSLQISLEHARLVLETIACVLHSDTDPLVTAKPSEIGSVGVNVFDVLVFLYIQSYKRLLPKGHKDSAAVADVWPSTSAFDGFLSALSPLQLVRSNSRRNMPSQSDEEAHQLSYLQKHLGNILSLLSESVEGDSDESLVLSAEKFDHLGFLFYFGEKGSERIPLSQNAPFFASSDPNMPAVPVPAAQVHDWLLQNIASALERITERASAKENGPTSATDQDVPMADVSASSVKSSLSPRGPNFIEGVSKTSYVRKPNDLKGSSMKVVNCHESVLYILAPLKYATVYGCSDATIVLGAVGKAVRVEHCERVHVIAAAKRICIANCRECVFFLGVNQTPLLVGDNHKLQVAPYNTFYPQLEEHLNGVGIDPAINKWDEPVALGVVDPHDSLSHPAGVSDVQTESASRLDPDQFTNFLIPNWSEGEQSGSTKDNPFPLPDAYMHKNLEDLKQILQEAELEESRKKELTTALHACFKDWLYATGNIRQLYFLQNE, encoded by the exons atGGCGGAATCCGATGAAACACCACCATCACCCCCAGCAGCTTACATACACCCACGTAGAGAGCCATTTGAACACGGCCTATTACCCATCCCTAAGCTCATCTTCACCGACTGTACACAAACGCTAGCTCCCATTAAGGACAAGTTATTGTCCTCCCTTTCATCCACTAACCGTGTCAACACGGAAGCCATTTCCGGGTCCCTTCAGATCTCACTTGAACACGCTCGCCTTGTCCTTGAAACCATTGCCTGTGTTCTTCACTCAGACACTGACCCTCTTGTTACTGCTAAACCCTCAGAGATTGGGTCTGTTGGTGTTAATGTCTTTGATGTGCTTGTGTTTTTGTATATTCAGAGTTATAAGAGGTTGCTTCCTAAAGGACATAAGGATTCTGCTGCTGTTGCTGATGTTTGGCCCTCCACTTCTGCTTTCGATGGTTTCTTGTCTGCATTGTCGCCATTGCAG CTTGTTCGTAGCAATAGTCGACGAAATATGCCATCACAGTCTGATGAAGAGGCTCATCAGTTATCCTATTTACAAAAGCACTTGGGGAACATTCTGTCTCTGTTGTCGGAGTCAGTGGAAGGAGACAGCGATGAATCACTG GTTCTGTCTGCGGAGAAATTTGACCATCTTGGCTTTCTATTCTATTTTGGTGAAAAGGGATCTGAGAGAATCCCGTTGAGTCAGAATGCCCCATTTTTTGCCAGTTCAGATCCAAACATGCCAGCTGTTCCTGTTCCTGCAGCTCAAGTACATGATTGGCTACTACAAAATATAGCGTCTGCGTTGGAACGCATAACTGAGAGGGCTTCTGCAAAGGAAAATGGACCAACCAGTGCCACCGATCAGGATGTGCCAATGGCTGATGTCTCTGCAAGTTCAGTAAAGAGTTCATTGAGTCCTAGAGGCCCAAATTTCATTGAGGGAGTCTCTAAAACATCATATGTACGGAAGCCCAATGATCTTAAAGGCTCTTCTATGAAG GTAGTCAATTGCCATGAATCAGTCCTTTACATTTTAGCACCTCTGAAATATGCTACAGTATATGGATGCTCTGATGCAACCATTGTCCTGGGAGCTGTTGGCAAG GCGGTAAGAGTTGAGCACTGTGAACGCGTGCATGTAATAGCAGCGGCCAAACGTATCTGTATCGCCAACTGTCGTGAATGTGTTTTTTTCCTGGGAGTGAATCAAACACCACTTCTTGTTGGTGATAACCATAAATTGCAG GTTGCTCCATACAATACTTTTTACCCACAACTGGAGGAGCACCTGAATGGAGTTGGTATCGACCCAGCCATCAACAAATGGGATGAACCCGTGGCTCTTGGCGTTGTTGATCCCCATGATTCACTCTCACATCCTGCAGGTGTCTCTGATGTTCAGACTGAGTCTGCCAGCCGTCTAGACCCTGATCAGTTCACGAACTTTCTG ATCCCGAACTGGTCTGAAGGTGAGCAATCTGGGTCAACAAAAGACAATCCATTCCCTTTACCTGATGCTTACATG CACAAGAACTTGGAGGATCTTAAGCAGATTTTGCAGGAAGCTGAGCTTGAAGAGAGCCGGAAAAAGGAATTAACAACAGCTCTTCATGCGTGCTTTAAAGACTGGTTATATG CTACAGGAAATATTCGACAATTGTACTTTCTTCAAAATGAGTAG
- the LOC132635486 gene encoding uncharacterized protein LOC132635486 isoform X1 translates to MAESDETPPSPPAAYIHPRREPFEHGLLPIPKLIFTDCTQTLAPIKDKLLSSLSSTNRVNTEAISGSLQISLEHARLVLETIACVLHSDTDPLVTAKPSEIGSVGVNVFDVLVFLYIQSYKRLLPKGHKDSAAVADVWPSTSAFDGFLSALSPLQLVRSNSRRNMPSQSDEEAHQLSYLQKHLGNILSLLSESVEGDSDESLVCQFQTSCLSHPSWTVILGPACAHLDYSTGNLLPPISRVLSAEKFDHLGFLFYFGEKGSERIPLSQNAPFFASSDPNMPAVPVPAAQVHDWLLQNIASALERITERASAKENGPTSATDQDVPMADVSASSVKSSLSPRGPNFIEGVSKTSYVRKPNDLKGSSMKVVNCHESVLYILAPLKYATVYGCSDATIVLGAVGKAVRVEHCERVHVIAAAKRICIANCRECVFFLGVNQTPLLVGDNHKLQVAPYNTFYPQLEEHLNGVGIDPAINKWDEPVALGVVDPHDSLSHPAGVSDVQTESASRLDPDQFTNFLIPNWSEGEQSGSTKDNPFPLPDAYMHKNLEDLKQILQEAELEESRKKELTTALHACFKDWLYATGNIRQLYFLQNE, encoded by the exons atGGCGGAATCCGATGAAACACCACCATCACCCCCAGCAGCTTACATACACCCACGTAGAGAGCCATTTGAACACGGCCTATTACCCATCCCTAAGCTCATCTTCACCGACTGTACACAAACGCTAGCTCCCATTAAGGACAAGTTATTGTCCTCCCTTTCATCCACTAACCGTGTCAACACGGAAGCCATTTCCGGGTCCCTTCAGATCTCACTTGAACACGCTCGCCTTGTCCTTGAAACCATTGCCTGTGTTCTTCACTCAGACACTGACCCTCTTGTTACTGCTAAACCCTCAGAGATTGGGTCTGTTGGTGTTAATGTCTTTGATGTGCTTGTGTTTTTGTATATTCAGAGTTATAAGAGGTTGCTTCCTAAAGGACATAAGGATTCTGCTGCTGTTGCTGATGTTTGGCCCTCCACTTCTGCTTTCGATGGTTTCTTGTCTGCATTGTCGCCATTGCAG CTTGTTCGTAGCAATAGTCGACGAAATATGCCATCACAGTCTGATGAAGAGGCTCATCAGTTATCCTATTTACAAAAGCACTTGGGGAACATTCTGTCTCTGTTGTCGGAGTCAGTGGAAGGAGACAGCGATGAATCACTGGTTTGTCAATTTCAAACTTCATGTTTGTCACACCCCTCTTG gacgGTGATACTCGGGCCAGCTTGTGCGCACCTCGACTATTCCACCGGCAACCTGCTACCTCCGATCAGTCGG GTTCTGTCTGCGGAGAAATTTGACCATCTTGGCTTTCTATTCTATTTTGGTGAAAAGGGATCTGAGAGAATCCCGTTGAGTCAGAATGCCCCATTTTTTGCCAGTTCAGATCCAAACATGCCAGCTGTTCCTGTTCCTGCAGCTCAAGTACATGATTGGCTACTACAAAATATAGCGTCTGCGTTGGAACGCATAACTGAGAGGGCTTCTGCAAAGGAAAATGGACCAACCAGTGCCACCGATCAGGATGTGCCAATGGCTGATGTCTCTGCAAGTTCAGTAAAGAGTTCATTGAGTCCTAGAGGCCCAAATTTCATTGAGGGAGTCTCTAAAACATCATATGTACGGAAGCCCAATGATCTTAAAGGCTCTTCTATGAAG GTAGTCAATTGCCATGAATCAGTCCTTTACATTTTAGCACCTCTGAAATATGCTACAGTATATGGATGCTCTGATGCAACCATTGTCCTGGGAGCTGTTGGCAAG GCGGTAAGAGTTGAGCACTGTGAACGCGTGCATGTAATAGCAGCGGCCAAACGTATCTGTATCGCCAACTGTCGTGAATGTGTTTTTTTCCTGGGAGTGAATCAAACACCACTTCTTGTTGGTGATAACCATAAATTGCAG GTTGCTCCATACAATACTTTTTACCCACAACTGGAGGAGCACCTGAATGGAGTTGGTATCGACCCAGCCATCAACAAATGGGATGAACCCGTGGCTCTTGGCGTTGTTGATCCCCATGATTCACTCTCACATCCTGCAGGTGTCTCTGATGTTCAGACTGAGTCTGCCAGCCGTCTAGACCCTGATCAGTTCACGAACTTTCTG ATCCCGAACTGGTCTGAAGGTGAGCAATCTGGGTCAACAAAAGACAATCCATTCCCTTTACCTGATGCTTACATG CACAAGAACTTGGAGGATCTTAAGCAGATTTTGCAGGAAGCTGAGCTTGAAGAGAGCCGGAAAAAGGAATTAACAACAGCTCTTCATGCGTGCTTTAAAGACTGGTTATATG CTACAGGAAATATTCGACAATTGTACTTTCTTCAAAATGAGTAG